CCTCGGCCTGCTAATTGGTTTTTATCCTGCATGGCTGATCTCTGGTATTAAGAGTTCAGATGCCTTAAAAAATAAGCTATCAAAAATTCCCCATGCGGAAGTCTTTATCAAAAAAATGCTTATCACTACACAGTTTAGCATTGCCATTATCGTCATCATTGGACTTATAACAATCAAGTCCCAACTCAGTTATATGCAAGCAGCTCCCTTGGGAATGGAAGTCAAAAATGTGCTAAACATCGACTATTTCAATAAGGGTACACAAAATACAAATATAAAAGATCGAATTGATCAACTTACTGGGGTTGAATCGGTCAGCGTCGCTGCCTGGACGCCGACAATCGGGTCAGGCTACCTTGCCAAGACAATCGTTGACAAGGACGATCCAGGGAAAAATATCCAAGTCAGTTTCATCGGTGGCGATGTCGATTTGCCCAAGACTTTGGGAATCCAGCTGGTTAAAGGTCGATTATTGACTCCTGAAGATTATACGCATGTTGAAATGGATCTGGGAGAAGATGAAGGTATCAATAATGCCCTTGTGACCGAAAGTACGGCAAAAAAGCTTGGGATAAACAAACTCGGTATCCTGTATAAAGACCTTCAAATTATCCCCGTCGGAATCATTAAAGATTTCCATAGTGAGTCTTTTCGTAGCAAAATAGTACCAACAGTAATTTTGGCAAAAGATTTTAACGGAAGCGGCAATATTCTGATAAAAGTAGGGAAAGGACAAGAACAACAAATCTTTCGATCGGTATCTCAAATTATACAAAACACCTATCCTGATAAACACGTTTCCTTCCATTGGATAGATGAGTTGATTGCAAAACAATATGAAAAAGAGAACAAGCAAGTGCAATTATTTATCCTATTCAGTGCATTGACATTGTTGATCTCCGCCTTAGGAATTACAGGATTGATTATGCAAAATCTCGAACAGCGTACTAAAGAAATTGGCATACGCAAAGTACTAGGCGCTACAGTGCTTGACATATCACGTCTCTTTTCAAAAGATTATCTCATCTTATCCACCTTGGCTATTTTTATTGCCAGTCCAATAGCGGGGTATTTTTCAAAAAAATGGCTTGAAGATTATGCGTACAATGTGGGCGTGCAATGGTGGTTCTTTATCCTTGCCGCGCTTGCCATCTTTTTGATCAGCATCATTACTGTCAATTTCCAAACAATACGTGCCGCACTAAACAATCCAGTAGATAGCTTACGAAACGAGTAAATATTCATTTATAGTAATAGAGGGGGCCTCAATATGATCAAGAATAATTTAAAAATAGCATGGAGAAATTTAACCCGCAATTTCTCTACCTCG
The DNA window shown above is from Sphingobacterium thalpophilum and carries:
- a CDS encoding FtsX-like permease family protein, with the protein product MNSFKLALRSIIVNRQYTWINILGLSIGFSLCLLVFALVIEENSYDKSWKNADHLFRIVTIDSTAGLERQMSRTFVNLSTELKQVFPEIQHEARIESRKYYLKPHASSAQPIGIQVLESEINILDMLTIKVLEGNPKQLVQGKTNLLIGKEFKEKYFKNENVIGKVIQSADPYTDKPSDYIITGVMDNLPYNSTLRASAIALVPKISMELSKDGSGYYTEQFVQLKPGTPRIDLEQKLNHWYKGYLSPNTKHVTSFRLQPIQDIYMEPLGSADISGNQKTTNIFVGVAVLVFIISCINFINIYAVRTVKKLRALHIQKVLGASRAQMIRRMLLETILLFFISALCSLVLFRLGLSQLEHFTGYDLAYIKSIQLPLLLAFMTTSIALGLLIGFYPAWLISGIKSSDALKNKLSKIPHAEVFIKKMLITTQFSIAIIVIIGLITIKSQLSYMQAAPLGMEVKNVLNIDYFNKGTQNTNIKDRIDQLTGVESVSVAAWTPTIGSGYLAKTIVDKDDPGKNIQVSFIGGDVDLPKTLGIQLVKGRLLTPEDYTHVEMDLGEDEGINNALVTESTAKKLGINKLGILYKDLQIIPVGIIKDFHSESFRSKIVPTVILAKDFNGSGNILIKVGKGQEQQIFRSVSQIIQNTYPDKHVSFHWIDELIAKQYEKENKQVQLFILFSALTLLISALGITGLIMQNLEQRTKEIGIRKVLGATVLDISRLFSKDYLILSTLAIFIASPIAGYFSKKWLEDYAYNVGVQWWFFILAALAIFLISIITVNFQTIRAALNNPVDSLRNE